The Phoenix dactylifera cultivar Barhee BC4 chromosome 9, palm_55x_up_171113_PBpolish2nd_filt_p, whole genome shotgun sequence genome window below encodes:
- the LOC103701611 gene encoding two-component response regulator ORR21-like isoform X1: protein MAKVQQMPPSSMGTGSFYDGSSSKVREPIPKDFPVGMRVLVVDDDTICLRILERMLLECRYNVTTCTMATRALSILRETKGGFDVVISDVHMPDMDGFQLLELIGLEMDLPVIMMSADMRTSIVMQGIKHGACDYLIKPVRMEELKNIWQHVVRKKWQDNREAEHSDSFEDSDRNRRVTGDAENNSSGIDATDNASKSQKKRRDGREDDEGELDNSDSSSKKPRVVWSVELHQQFVNAVNQLGIDKAVPKRILDLMNVPNLTRENVASHLQKFRLYLKRLSIAQHHTGLPNSLSGVGSNAKVPFLGSLDFQGLTVAGQIPPQTLAAWQDELLGRPSGSLGMSAMDQPLLQQASMQGAKSVPIEHGIAFGLPLMKCPANMPRQFPQSNAVRGLSSGFPTSSSSKVISASNLGGLSNTQNSNLQVPVLQQQQLHPVLSESHRAINVQPSCLVLPSQASKSFQERENPVLANQNSVVVPSRLSTSFQSGNNPNPMNIIVPPQSSTSMQADNNLGLINQNSSLTNFQGGNNPGLINQNSMVVPSQPLTSFQAGSNPSPISHSSSYKKGSRIVDYNLLSSNSSNVQVGEAQVSDEVFKNVAVLNSCSIPKSISSSVPSCTDVGWWAQTLHGNIGPVNQSCLMPNLSNIQGAGAVSQILPDQGQGKNLDLPNFSNIDCGGTVSQTLPGQGQGRSLGFIGKGARIPSWFAVDDIQSPTTGSRLNDDGDILNQGLLGSNGDL, encoded by the exons TCACAACTTGTACCATGGCTACAAGAGCACTATCTATTCTGCGTGAGACAAAGGGTGGTTTTGACGTGGTAATAAGTGATGTTCATATGCCTGACATGGACGGGTTCCAGTTACTTGAACTTATTGGTCTTGAAATGGATCTTCCTGTTATCA TGATGTCGGCTGATATGAGAACCAGTATCGTGATGCAAGGAATTAAGCATGGGGCATGTGATTATTTAATTAAGCCTGTTCGCATGGAAGAGCTGAAAAACATATGGCAGCATGTTGTTAGAAAGAAGTGGCAAGACAACAGAGAAGCTGAACATTCTGATAGCTTTGAGGATTCTGACCGTAATAGACGAGTCACTGGTGATGCTGAAAATAATTCCTCAGGGATTGATGCAACTGATAATGCCAGCAAATCtcagaaaaagagaagagatgGTAGAGAAGATGATGAAGGTGAACTAGATAATAGTGATTCTTCATCAAAGAAACCACGTGTAGTGTGGTCTGTGGAACTTCATCAACAGTTTGTTAATGCTGTAAACCAACTTGGAATAGACA AGGCTGTCCCCAAGAGAATCCTTGACTTGATGAATGTTCCAAATCTCACTAGAGAAAATGTAGCGAGCCATTTGCAG AAATTCAGATTGTATCTGAAGAGATTGAGTATAGCTCAACACCACACTGGGCTTCCTAATTCCTTGTCTGGCGTTGGCTCAAATGCAAAAGTGCCTTTTCTTGGAAGCCTTGATTTCCAAGGTTTGACTGTCGCAGGTCAAATTCCTCCACAAACCTTGGCTGCTTGGCAAGATGAGCTCTTAGGTCGACCTTCTGGCAGCTTAGGAATGTCAGCAATGGACCAACCACTTCTTCAACAAGCCTCAATGCAAGGAGCTAAGTCTGTTCCTATTGAACATGGCATAGCATTTGGTCTTCCTCTGATGAAATGCCCGGCCAACATGCCCAGACAGTTCCCTCAATCGAATGCTGTTAGGGGCTTGTCTTCTGGTTTTCCTACTTCATCCTCCAGTAAAGTGATCTCCGCCAGCAATCTTGGAGGGTTAAGTAATACTCAAAATAGTAACTTGCAGGTCCCCGTGTTACAGCAGCAACAGCTGCATCCTGTGCTATCAGAATCCCATCGTGCAATTAATGTGCAACCATCTTGTCTAGTTCTTCCCTCTCAGGCATCAAAAAGTTTTCAGGAAAGGGAGAATCCTGTGCTTGCAAATCAGAATTCTGTAGTAGTGCCTTCTCGATTATcgactagttttcaatcagGTAATAATCCTAATCCTATGAATATAATTGTCCCCCCTCAGTCATCAACCAGTATGCAGGCAGATAATAATCTTGGTCTCATAAATCAGAATTCATCATTGACCAATTTTCAAGGTGGAAATAATCCTGGTCTCATAAATCAGAACTCCATGGTAGTCCCTTCACAGCCGCTGACTAGTTTTCAGGCAGGGAGCAATCCTTCCCCCATAAGCCATAGCTCCAGCTATAAGAAAGGCAGTAGAATTGTAGATTACAACCTACTTTCGTCTAATTCAAGTAATGTACAAGTGGGTGAGGCACAGGTCTCAGATGAAGTCTTCAAGAATGTCGCTGTGCTAAATAGCTGCTCGATTCCTAAATCAATTTCTTCATCAGTGCCATCCTGTACTGATGTCGGTTGGTGGGCGCAGACCCTTCATGGGAATATTGGTCCTGTTAATCAATCTTGTCTCATGCCTAACTTGAGCAACATCCAGGGTGCTGGTGCAGTGTCACAGATTTTGCCTGATCAAGGACAAGGGAAAAATCTTGATTTGCCCAACTTTAGCAACATCGATTGTGGTGGTACAGTGTCACAGACTTTACCTGGTCAAGGACAAGGGAGAAGTCTTGGTTTCATTGGTAAAGGTGCTCGCATTCCCAGCTGGTTTGCTGTGGATGACATTCAATCTCCCACTACTGGCTCGCGTCTAAATGATGATGGAGACATATTGAACCAAGGTCTTCTTGGATCTAATGGCGATCTTTGA
- the LOC103723601 gene encoding alpha,alpha-trehalose-phosphate synthase [UDP-forming] 6-like isoform X1, which translates to MVSRSYSNLLELASGEPPSIGRIRRRIPRVMTVAGIISDLDEDSDSDNSAGPSSPPRDRTIVVSNHLPIRAHRRPDNRGWTFSWDEDSLLHQLKDAIGDHCDMEFVYVGCLRDEIPLADQDEVGQILLETFKCVPAFLPPDLLARFYHGFCKQQLWPLFHYMLPLSPELGGRFDRSLWQAYVSVNKIFADKILEVINPDDDFVWVHDYHLMVLPTFLRKRFNRVKLGFFLHSPFPSSEIYKTLPVREELLRALLNSDLIGFHTFDYARHFLSCCSRMLGLSYESKRGYIGLEYYGRTVSIKILPVGIHMGQLRSVLSLSETEAKVAELVEQFRDRGRVMLLGVDDMDIFKGISLKLLAMEELLKQHAEWRGKVVLVQIANPARGRGRDVREVQEETHATARRINDAYGENGYEPVILINEPLQFYERMAYYAVAECCLVTAVRDGMNLIPYEYIIARQGNENLDGVLGLNPSTVRKSVLVLSEFIGCSPSLSGAIRVNPWNIEAVADAMVYALEMPEAEKQLRHEKHYRYVSTHDVGYWANSFLQDLARTCRDHSKRRCWGIGFGLGFRVVALDSNFRKLAMEHIVSAYKRTKTRAILLDYDGTLMPQASINKSPSSKSIEILNSLCSDTSNVVFLVSARSRSTLGEWFSPCENLGMAAEHGYFLRLKRDAEWETCIPVADCSWKQIAEPVMNLYTETTDGSTIDDKETALVWSYEDADPDFGSCQAKELLDHLESVLANEPVSVKSGPHLVEVKPQGVSKGLVAQRLLSVMQERGLSPDFILCIGDDRSDEDMFEVISNAMAGSSLAPAAEVFACTVGRKPSKAKYYLDDTHDIVRLMQGLAAVSEQATCTYGMSMLVPSSIILPVASNSFAASELQ; encoded by the exons ATGGTGTCTAGATCCTACTCGAACCTTCTCGAGCTGGCCTCCGGCGAGCCGCCGTCCATCGGCCGGATCCGCCGCCGGATTCCCCGGGTGATGACGGTGGCCGGCATCATCTCCGACCTCGACGAGGACTCCGACTCCGACAACTCCGCCGGCCCCTCCTCCCCCCCCCGCGACCGCACCATCGTCGTCTCCAACCACCTCCCCATCCGCGCCCACCGCCGCCCCGACAACCGCGGCTGGACCTTCTCCTGGGACGAGGACTCCCTCCTCCACCAGCTCAAGGATGCCATTGGAGATCACTGCGATATGGAATTCGTCTACGTCGGCTGCCTTCGCGACGAGATTCCCCTCGCCGACCAGGATGAGGTCGGCCAGATCCTCCTCGAGACCTTCAAGTGCGTGCCGGCCTTCCTGCCGCCCGACCTCCTCGCCCGATTCTACCATGGCTTCTGCAAGCAGCAGCTGTGGCCGCTTTTCCATTACATGCTCCCTCTGTCGCCGGAGCTCGGCGGCCGCTTCGACCGGTCCCTCTGGCAGGCCTACGTCTCGGTTAACAAGATATTCGCCGATAAGATTCTGGAGGTGATCAACCCTGATGACGATTTTGTCTGGGTCCATGACTACCACCTCATGGTCCTGCCGACCTTCCTCAGGAAGAGGTTCAATCGGGTCAAGCTCGGATTTTTCCTCCACAGCCCGTTCCCCTCGTCGGAAATCTATAAGACGTTGCCCGTCCGGGAGGAGCTCCTGCGGGCGCTGCTGAACTCCGACTTGATTGGATTCCACACATTCGACTATGCCCGCCATTTCCTGTCCTGCTGCAGTAGGATGCTCGGGCTGTCGTATGAGTCGAAGAGGGGTTATATTGGATTGGAGTATTACGGCCGGACGGTTAGCATCAAGATTCTGCCGGTCGGAATTCATATGGGTCAGCTCCGGTCGGTGCTGAGCCTCTCCGAGACAGAGGCGAAGGTCGCGGAGCTCGTCGAGCAGTTCCGGGATCGGGGAAGGGTGATGCTTCTCGGTGTCGACGACATGGACATCTTCAAAGGGATCAGCTTGAAGCTGCTGGCCATGGAGGAGTTGCTCAAGCAGCACGCCGAGTGGCGGGGGAAGGTGGTCTTGGTTCAGATCGCTAACCCGgcaagggggagggggagggacgtCAGGGAAGTCCAGGAGGAGACCCATGCGACGGCGAGGAGGATCAATGATGCCTATGGCGAGAATGGGTATGAGCCtgttattttgatcaatgagcCGCTTCAGTTCTACGAGAGAATGGCTTACTATGCGGTGGCAGAGTGTTGTTTGGTGACGGCGGTGAGGGATGGCATGAATCTCATCCCTTATGAGTACATTATTGCTCGACAAGGGAATGAGAATTTGGATGGTGTCTTGGGTTTGAATCCTTCCACAGTGAGGAAGAGTGTGCTGGTGCTTTCGGAGTTCATCGGCTGTTCGCCGTCGTTGAGTGGAGCAATCCGGGTGAATCCATGGAATATAGAAGCCGTGGCTGATGCAATGGTCTATGCCTTGGAAATGCCTGAGGCGGAGAAGCAGCTACGGCATGAGAAGCACTATAGGTATGTCAGCACACATGATGTGGGCTACTGGGCAAATAGCTTCTTGCAGGATTTGGCGAGGACGTGCCGTGACCACTCCAAGAGGAGGTGCTGGGGAATTGGGTTTGGTTTGGGGTTCAGGGTTGTTGCTCTTGATTCGAACTTTAGGAAGCTCGCAATGGAGCACATTGTTTCAGCATATAAGAGAACTAAAACCCGGGCCATCCTGCTGGATTATGATGGTACGTTGATGCCGCAAGCGTCGATCAATAAGAGCCCAAGCTCCAAGTCCATTGAAATCTTAAATAGCTTGTGTTCCGATACGAGTAATGTGGTCTTTCTTGTGAGCGCCAGAAGTCGAAGCACTCTCGGCGAGTGGTTTTCGCCTTGCGAGAATCTGGGCATGGCTGCGGAGCATGGCTACTTTCTCAG GTTGAAGAGAGATGCTGAGTGGGAAACATGCATTCCTGTTGCTGACTGTAGCTGGAAGCAGATCGCGGAGCCTGTAATGAATCTATACACCGAAACAACTGATGGTTCGACCATCGATGATAAGGAAACTGCACTTGTCTGGTCCTATGAGGATGCTGATCCCGACTTTGGGTCTTGCCAAGCCAAGGAGCTCCTCGATCATCTTGAGAGCGTCCTCGCAAATGAGCCAGTATCAGTGAAGAGCGGTCCGCACCTTGTGGAGGTTAAACCACAG GGTGTGAGCAAGGGCCTGGTGGCCCAGCGCCTGCTGTCTGTCATGCAGGAGAGGGGCTTATCACCAGACTTCATACTGTGCATTGGAGATGACAGGTCCGATGAAGATATGTTTGAGGTTATTAGCAATGCCATGGCAGGCAGTTCCCTAGCTCCTGCAGCAGAAGTGTTTGCATGCACGGTTGGTCGGAAGCCCAGTAAGGCTAAATACTATCTGGATGATACACATGACATTGTTAGGCTGATGCAAGGACTGGCTGCAGTCTCAGAACAAGCA ACATGTACGTATGGTATGTCAATGCTTGTCCCCTCATCGATCATCTTGCCAG TTGCATCAAATTCCTTTGCAGCCTCGGAACTTCAATGA
- the LOC103723601 gene encoding alpha,alpha-trehalose-phosphate synthase [UDP-forming] 6-like isoform X3, whose amino-acid sequence MVSRSYSNLLELASGEPPSIGRIRRRIPRVMTVAGIISDLDEDSDSDNSAGPSSPPRDRTIVVSNHLPIRAHRRPDNRGWTFSWDEDSLLHQLKDAIGDHCDMEFVYVGCLRDEIPLADQDEVGQILLETFKCVPAFLPPDLLARFYHGFCKQQLWPLFHYMLPLSPELGGRFDRSLWQAYVSVNKIFADKILEVINPDDDFVWVHDYHLMVLPTFLRKRFNRVKLGFFLHSPFPSSEIYKTLPVREELLRALLNSDLIGFHTFDYARHFLSCCSRMLGLSYESKRGYIGLEYYGRTVSIKILPVGIHMGQLRSVLSLSETEAKVAELVEQFRDRGRVMLLGVDDMDIFKGISLKLLAMEELLKQHAEWRGKVVLVQIANPARGRGRDVREVQEETHATARRINDAYGENGYEPVILINEPLQFYERMAYYAVAECCLVTAVRDGMNLIPYEYIIARQGNENLDGVLGLNPSTVRKSVLVLSEFIGCSPSLSGAIRVNPWNIEAVADAMVYALEMPEAEKQLRHEKHYRYVSTHDVGYWANSFLQDLARTCRDHSKRRCWGIGFGLGFRVVALDSNFRKLAMEHIVSAYKRTKTRAILLDYDGTLMPQASINKSPSSKSIEILNSLCSDTSNVVFLVSARSRSTLGEWFSPCENLGMAAEHGYFLRLKRDAEWETCIPVADCSWKQIAEPVMNLYTETTDGSTIDDKETALVWSYEDADPDFGSCQAKELLDHLESVLANEPVSVKSGPHLVEVKPQGVSKGLVAQRLLSVMQERGLSPDFILCIGDDRSDEDMFEVISNAMAGSSLAPAAEVFACTVGRKPSKAKYYLDDTHDIVRLMQGLAAVSEQAFKCDYTPKRSKSIMPLHID is encoded by the exons ATGGTGTCTAGATCCTACTCGAACCTTCTCGAGCTGGCCTCCGGCGAGCCGCCGTCCATCGGCCGGATCCGCCGCCGGATTCCCCGGGTGATGACGGTGGCCGGCATCATCTCCGACCTCGACGAGGACTCCGACTCCGACAACTCCGCCGGCCCCTCCTCCCCCCCCCGCGACCGCACCATCGTCGTCTCCAACCACCTCCCCATCCGCGCCCACCGCCGCCCCGACAACCGCGGCTGGACCTTCTCCTGGGACGAGGACTCCCTCCTCCACCAGCTCAAGGATGCCATTGGAGATCACTGCGATATGGAATTCGTCTACGTCGGCTGCCTTCGCGACGAGATTCCCCTCGCCGACCAGGATGAGGTCGGCCAGATCCTCCTCGAGACCTTCAAGTGCGTGCCGGCCTTCCTGCCGCCCGACCTCCTCGCCCGATTCTACCATGGCTTCTGCAAGCAGCAGCTGTGGCCGCTTTTCCATTACATGCTCCCTCTGTCGCCGGAGCTCGGCGGCCGCTTCGACCGGTCCCTCTGGCAGGCCTACGTCTCGGTTAACAAGATATTCGCCGATAAGATTCTGGAGGTGATCAACCCTGATGACGATTTTGTCTGGGTCCATGACTACCACCTCATGGTCCTGCCGACCTTCCTCAGGAAGAGGTTCAATCGGGTCAAGCTCGGATTTTTCCTCCACAGCCCGTTCCCCTCGTCGGAAATCTATAAGACGTTGCCCGTCCGGGAGGAGCTCCTGCGGGCGCTGCTGAACTCCGACTTGATTGGATTCCACACATTCGACTATGCCCGCCATTTCCTGTCCTGCTGCAGTAGGATGCTCGGGCTGTCGTATGAGTCGAAGAGGGGTTATATTGGATTGGAGTATTACGGCCGGACGGTTAGCATCAAGATTCTGCCGGTCGGAATTCATATGGGTCAGCTCCGGTCGGTGCTGAGCCTCTCCGAGACAGAGGCGAAGGTCGCGGAGCTCGTCGAGCAGTTCCGGGATCGGGGAAGGGTGATGCTTCTCGGTGTCGACGACATGGACATCTTCAAAGGGATCAGCTTGAAGCTGCTGGCCATGGAGGAGTTGCTCAAGCAGCACGCCGAGTGGCGGGGGAAGGTGGTCTTGGTTCAGATCGCTAACCCGgcaagggggagggggagggacgtCAGGGAAGTCCAGGAGGAGACCCATGCGACGGCGAGGAGGATCAATGATGCCTATGGCGAGAATGGGTATGAGCCtgttattttgatcaatgagcCGCTTCAGTTCTACGAGAGAATGGCTTACTATGCGGTGGCAGAGTGTTGTTTGGTGACGGCGGTGAGGGATGGCATGAATCTCATCCCTTATGAGTACATTATTGCTCGACAAGGGAATGAGAATTTGGATGGTGTCTTGGGTTTGAATCCTTCCACAGTGAGGAAGAGTGTGCTGGTGCTTTCGGAGTTCATCGGCTGTTCGCCGTCGTTGAGTGGAGCAATCCGGGTGAATCCATGGAATATAGAAGCCGTGGCTGATGCAATGGTCTATGCCTTGGAAATGCCTGAGGCGGAGAAGCAGCTACGGCATGAGAAGCACTATAGGTATGTCAGCACACATGATGTGGGCTACTGGGCAAATAGCTTCTTGCAGGATTTGGCGAGGACGTGCCGTGACCACTCCAAGAGGAGGTGCTGGGGAATTGGGTTTGGTTTGGGGTTCAGGGTTGTTGCTCTTGATTCGAACTTTAGGAAGCTCGCAATGGAGCACATTGTTTCAGCATATAAGAGAACTAAAACCCGGGCCATCCTGCTGGATTATGATGGTACGTTGATGCCGCAAGCGTCGATCAATAAGAGCCCAAGCTCCAAGTCCATTGAAATCTTAAATAGCTTGTGTTCCGATACGAGTAATGTGGTCTTTCTTGTGAGCGCCAGAAGTCGAAGCACTCTCGGCGAGTGGTTTTCGCCTTGCGAGAATCTGGGCATGGCTGCGGAGCATGGCTACTTTCTCAG GTTGAAGAGAGATGCTGAGTGGGAAACATGCATTCCTGTTGCTGACTGTAGCTGGAAGCAGATCGCGGAGCCTGTAATGAATCTATACACCGAAACAACTGATGGTTCGACCATCGATGATAAGGAAACTGCACTTGTCTGGTCCTATGAGGATGCTGATCCCGACTTTGGGTCTTGCCAAGCCAAGGAGCTCCTCGATCATCTTGAGAGCGTCCTCGCAAATGAGCCAGTATCAGTGAAGAGCGGTCCGCACCTTGTGGAGGTTAAACCACAG GGTGTGAGCAAGGGCCTGGTGGCCCAGCGCCTGCTGTCTGTCATGCAGGAGAGGGGCTTATCACCAGACTTCATACTGTGCATTGGAGATGACAGGTCCGATGAAGATATGTTTGAGGTTATTAGCAATGCCATGGCAGGCAGTTCCCTAGCTCCTGCAGCAGAAGTGTTTGCATGCACGGTTGGTCGGAAGCCCAGTAAGGCTAAATACTATCTGGATGATACACATGACATTGTTAGGCTGATGCAAGGACTGGCTGCAGTCTCAGAACAAGCA TTCAAGTGCGATTATACACCCAAGCGAAGCAAGAGTATCATGCCGCTGCATATTGACTAG
- the LOC103723601 gene encoding alpha,alpha-trehalose-phosphate synthase [UDP-forming] 6-like isoform X2 — MVSRSYSNLLELASGEPPSIGRIRRRIPRVMTVAGIISDLDEDSDSDNSAGPSSPPRDRTIVVSNHLPIRAHRRPDNRGWTFSWDEDSLLHQLKDAIGDHCDMEFVYVGCLRDEIPLADQDEVGQILLETFKCVPAFLPPDLLARFYHGFCKQQLWPLFHYMLPLSPELGGRFDRSLWQAYVSVNKIFADKILEVINPDDDFVWVHDYHLMVLPTFLRKRFNRVKLGFFLHSPFPSSEIYKTLPVREELLRALLNSDLIGFHTFDYARHFLSCCSRMLGLSYESKRGYIGLEYYGRTVSIKILPVGIHMGQLRSVLSLSETEAKVAELVEQFRDRGRVMLLGVDDMDIFKGISLKLLAMEELLKQHAEWRGKVVLVQIANPARGRGRDVREVQEETHATARRINDAYGENGYEPVILINEPLQFYERMAYYAVAECCLVTAVRDGMNLIPYEYIIARQGNENLDGVLGLNPSTVRKSVLVLSEFIGCSPSLSGAIRVNPWNIEAVADAMVYALEMPEAEKQLRHEKHYRYVSTHDVGYWANSFLQDLARTCRDHSKRRCWGIGFGLGFRVVALDSNFRKLAMEHIVSAYKRTKTRAILLDYDGTLMPQASINKSPSSKSIEILNSLCSDTSNVVFLVSARSRSTLGEWFSPCENLGMAAEHGYFLRLKRDAEWETCIPVADCSWKQIAEPVMNLYTETTDGSTIDDKETALVWSYEDADPDFGSCQAKELLDHLESVLANEPVSVKSGPHLVEVKPQGVSKGLVAQRLLSVMQERGLSPDFILCIGDDRSDEDMFEVISNAMAGSSLAPAAEVFACTVGRKPSKAKYYLDDTHDIVRLMQGLAAVSEQAPRNFNDVGGSNQMYQFLLQT; from the exons ATGGTGTCTAGATCCTACTCGAACCTTCTCGAGCTGGCCTCCGGCGAGCCGCCGTCCATCGGCCGGATCCGCCGCCGGATTCCCCGGGTGATGACGGTGGCCGGCATCATCTCCGACCTCGACGAGGACTCCGACTCCGACAACTCCGCCGGCCCCTCCTCCCCCCCCCGCGACCGCACCATCGTCGTCTCCAACCACCTCCCCATCCGCGCCCACCGCCGCCCCGACAACCGCGGCTGGACCTTCTCCTGGGACGAGGACTCCCTCCTCCACCAGCTCAAGGATGCCATTGGAGATCACTGCGATATGGAATTCGTCTACGTCGGCTGCCTTCGCGACGAGATTCCCCTCGCCGACCAGGATGAGGTCGGCCAGATCCTCCTCGAGACCTTCAAGTGCGTGCCGGCCTTCCTGCCGCCCGACCTCCTCGCCCGATTCTACCATGGCTTCTGCAAGCAGCAGCTGTGGCCGCTTTTCCATTACATGCTCCCTCTGTCGCCGGAGCTCGGCGGCCGCTTCGACCGGTCCCTCTGGCAGGCCTACGTCTCGGTTAACAAGATATTCGCCGATAAGATTCTGGAGGTGATCAACCCTGATGACGATTTTGTCTGGGTCCATGACTACCACCTCATGGTCCTGCCGACCTTCCTCAGGAAGAGGTTCAATCGGGTCAAGCTCGGATTTTTCCTCCACAGCCCGTTCCCCTCGTCGGAAATCTATAAGACGTTGCCCGTCCGGGAGGAGCTCCTGCGGGCGCTGCTGAACTCCGACTTGATTGGATTCCACACATTCGACTATGCCCGCCATTTCCTGTCCTGCTGCAGTAGGATGCTCGGGCTGTCGTATGAGTCGAAGAGGGGTTATATTGGATTGGAGTATTACGGCCGGACGGTTAGCATCAAGATTCTGCCGGTCGGAATTCATATGGGTCAGCTCCGGTCGGTGCTGAGCCTCTCCGAGACAGAGGCGAAGGTCGCGGAGCTCGTCGAGCAGTTCCGGGATCGGGGAAGGGTGATGCTTCTCGGTGTCGACGACATGGACATCTTCAAAGGGATCAGCTTGAAGCTGCTGGCCATGGAGGAGTTGCTCAAGCAGCACGCCGAGTGGCGGGGGAAGGTGGTCTTGGTTCAGATCGCTAACCCGgcaagggggagggggagggacgtCAGGGAAGTCCAGGAGGAGACCCATGCGACGGCGAGGAGGATCAATGATGCCTATGGCGAGAATGGGTATGAGCCtgttattttgatcaatgagcCGCTTCAGTTCTACGAGAGAATGGCTTACTATGCGGTGGCAGAGTGTTGTTTGGTGACGGCGGTGAGGGATGGCATGAATCTCATCCCTTATGAGTACATTATTGCTCGACAAGGGAATGAGAATTTGGATGGTGTCTTGGGTTTGAATCCTTCCACAGTGAGGAAGAGTGTGCTGGTGCTTTCGGAGTTCATCGGCTGTTCGCCGTCGTTGAGTGGAGCAATCCGGGTGAATCCATGGAATATAGAAGCCGTGGCTGATGCAATGGTCTATGCCTTGGAAATGCCTGAGGCGGAGAAGCAGCTACGGCATGAGAAGCACTATAGGTATGTCAGCACACATGATGTGGGCTACTGGGCAAATAGCTTCTTGCAGGATTTGGCGAGGACGTGCCGTGACCACTCCAAGAGGAGGTGCTGGGGAATTGGGTTTGGTTTGGGGTTCAGGGTTGTTGCTCTTGATTCGAACTTTAGGAAGCTCGCAATGGAGCACATTGTTTCAGCATATAAGAGAACTAAAACCCGGGCCATCCTGCTGGATTATGATGGTACGTTGATGCCGCAAGCGTCGATCAATAAGAGCCCAAGCTCCAAGTCCATTGAAATCTTAAATAGCTTGTGTTCCGATACGAGTAATGTGGTCTTTCTTGTGAGCGCCAGAAGTCGAAGCACTCTCGGCGAGTGGTTTTCGCCTTGCGAGAATCTGGGCATGGCTGCGGAGCATGGCTACTTTCTCAG GTTGAAGAGAGATGCTGAGTGGGAAACATGCATTCCTGTTGCTGACTGTAGCTGGAAGCAGATCGCGGAGCCTGTAATGAATCTATACACCGAAACAACTGATGGTTCGACCATCGATGATAAGGAAACTGCACTTGTCTGGTCCTATGAGGATGCTGATCCCGACTTTGGGTCTTGCCAAGCCAAGGAGCTCCTCGATCATCTTGAGAGCGTCCTCGCAAATGAGCCAGTATCAGTGAAGAGCGGTCCGCACCTTGTGGAGGTTAAACCACAG GGTGTGAGCAAGGGCCTGGTGGCCCAGCGCCTGCTGTCTGTCATGCAGGAGAGGGGCTTATCACCAGACTTCATACTGTGCATTGGAGATGACAGGTCCGATGAAGATATGTTTGAGGTTATTAGCAATGCCATGGCAGGCAGTTCCCTAGCTCCTGCAGCAGAAGTGTTTGCATGCACGGTTGGTCGGAAGCCCAGTAAGGCTAAATACTATCTGGATGATACACATGACATTGTTAGGCTGATGCAAGGACTGGCTGCAGTCTCAGAACAAGCA CCTCGGAACTTCAATGATGTAGGCGGGAGCAACCAGATGTATCAGTTCCTTCTGCAGACCTGA